The following are encoded in a window of Haladaptatus sp. R4 genomic DNA:
- a CDS encoding ATP-binding cassette domain-containing protein, which yields MNANPNETTRTTAEPDVKMRLEGVEKRFGRIVALEDIDLDVYEDQIFALVGDNGAGKSTMMNVLCGVHEPTAGQLYFDGEPVSFSNPNDARETGIETVYQDLALMNDLDVATNIFMGQFPKRGVGPLSVIDWEETYERADHIMSDLLGRNIDAETEVEFLSGGQRQLVAVGRALAFDPDVIILDEPTSALSVDATELVYETIRRLQQDGHTIIIVSHSLETVMEYADRIAVLYQGELVEVESTTDTDVETLTELMIAGTASSGD from the coding sequence ATGAACGCGAACCCCAACGAAACGACCCGAACGACGGCGGAACCGGACGTGAAAATGCGGTTGGAAGGCGTGGAGAAGCGCTTCGGCCGCATCGTCGCGCTCGAAGACATCGACCTCGACGTGTACGAGGACCAAATCTTCGCGCTCGTCGGCGACAACGGTGCCGGAAAGTCGACCATGATGAACGTGCTGTGCGGCGTGCACGAACCGACGGCCGGTCAGTTGTACTTCGACGGCGAACCGGTGTCGTTCTCCAACCCCAACGACGCTCGGGAAACCGGGATCGAAACCGTGTATCAGGATCTGGCCCTGATGAACGACCTCGACGTCGCCACGAACATCTTCATGGGGCAGTTCCCGAAGCGTGGCGTCGGACCGCTCAGCGTCATCGATTGGGAGGAGACGTACGAACGCGCCGACCACATCATGTCGGACCTGCTCGGCCGCAACATCGACGCGGAAACCGAGGTGGAGTTCCTCTCCGGCGGCCAGCGGCAACTCGTCGCGGTGGGACGCGCGCTCGCGTTCGACCCCGACGTCATCATCCTCGACGAACCGACCAGCGCACTCTCGGTCGATGCGACCGAACTCGTCTACGAAACGATTCGGCGGTTGCAACAGGACGGCCACACCATCATCATCGTCAGCCATAGCTTGGAGACGGTCATGGAGTACGCCGACCGTATCGCGGTTCTCTATCAGGGAGAACTGGTCGAAGTCGAATCCACGACCGATACCGACGTCGAGACGCTTACCGAACTGATGATCGCCGGAACGGCGTCGTCGGGTGACTGA
- a CDS encoding ABC transporter permease — MSTSTSGFLGRFADDSEDLVLTLLEYMIWPILLLVVVCVAVLVPNTFRNIISVQLILWQAVPIGLLVLGESICLLSGHFDLSVGAIMGFSAMFTGMLLGNCPSCWGVVGSPALGFVIILVVGGLIGVFNGAMISKLGINPFLQTLSTLIILEGAKTALNTQPVPVPKGYLVPGSIPNLAILLTLVAFVIVGYAMKYTEFGQEVYALGSDKDSARAVGVNTDHITIAVYAISGVLAGLAGLMSTGYTGVVPPLIGEGQVFPAFAAAVIGGISLFGGRGKISGALGGVLLLGVIQAALNISGVPATQVQVVNGFVLLVAILLYNTQESIRNRILAASA, encoded by the coding sequence ATGAGCACATCAACCAGCGGGTTCCTCGGGCGGTTCGCCGACGATTCCGAGGACCTCGTCCTCACGTTGCTGGAGTACATGATCTGGCCGATCCTGCTCCTCGTCGTCGTCTGCGTGGCAGTGCTCGTTCCGAACACGTTTCGGAACATCATCTCGGTCCAGTTGATCCTGTGGCAGGCGGTTCCCATCGGACTGCTCGTCCTCGGGGAGAGCATCTGTCTCCTCTCGGGTCACTTCGACCTCTCGGTCGGGGCGATAATGGGCTTCTCGGCCATGTTCACCGGGATGTTGCTCGGAAACTGCCCGAGTTGTTGGGGCGTCGTCGGTAGTCCGGCGCTCGGCTTCGTCATCATCCTCGTCGTCGGGGGACTGATCGGCGTGTTCAACGGCGCGATGATCAGTAAACTCGGTATCAACCCCTTCCTGCAGACCCTCTCGACGCTCATCATCCTTGAGGGCGCGAAAACCGCGCTCAACACACAGCCGGTCCCCGTTCCCAAGGGGTACCTCGTTCCCGGTTCGATCCCCAACCTCGCCATCCTGCTCACCCTCGTCGCCTTCGTCATCGTCGGCTACGCGATGAAGTACACCGAGTTCGGACAGGAGGTGTACGCACTGGGGAGCGACAAGGATTCGGCGCGCGCCGTCGGCGTCAACACCGACCACATCACCATCGCCGTTTACGCGATTAGCGGGGTTCTCGCCGGACTCGCCGGACTGATGAGCACCGGCTACACCGGCGTCGTTCCGCCGCTCATCGGGGAAGGGCAGGTGTTCCCGGCGTTCGCCGCGGCGGTGATCGGCGGCATCAGCCTGTTCGGTGGCCGAGGAAAGATTTCGGGCGCGCTCGGCGGCGTCCTCCTGCTCGGCGTGATTCAGGCGGCCCTGAACATCAGCGGCGTTCCGGCGACGCAAGTGCAGGTCGTCAACGGATTCGTCCTGCTCGTCGCCATCCTCCTGTACAACACGCAAGAAAGCATTCGAAACCGCATCCTCGCGGCAAGCGCCTGA
- a CDS encoding ABC transporter substrate-binding protein, giving the protein MEEHGRSTEANGQEGTLSRRRYLSSALATTAAVGSLAGCNGNAGESIAANVPSGVPRSVETRYWHDWPTIDADAPGMEYTASAGARLDPITVEYSSEDDPWMREHALMFRRALGDLGAPMTLIDRPLNQLYAQSWETGGLENMISMSSQGPDPQRGLDPNPFLMRLYEENSSNYTNYWDDRINRLLEKQRQMTGEEEKRKKLVSKVQRLFGEDVGDIITLFPNVITAVNTDKWKGYVPTPGNGPTGDSFQWTEVNLQPKTNERTYVKGVSTSMNSLNLPWSAGGAEEARLKFIYDGLFDASPSLEVIPGLATSAEFTGDTTVEVSLRDGVEWHDGKPFSADDVVFLDEPLHREDVDESGDVLRANRVGGETLELAGPVRTETPRRFVHDQRMVRSIIVPKHRWKDIETPSQHNPGSPVGTGPFEFEDWDQGTRFAVSRNDGHWMFDDEWRRNHLGDVAVSGPGIERVVWINVGNIDAMIGALKNEELDAIGTTLSNTQADRAANSAHIERMSTKNFAPVAVKLMHSNPLIRDKEFRVALAKSLPKKQFVDDVLLGEATVPDGENYISELTKWHATGVKHYEYDPKRARRILERAGYIWDDDGVMHFPNGKAWEAFVERTKPGKTHERRTELGQPDFSDETNTTTA; this is encoded by the coding sequence ATGGAAGAACATGGGAGATCAACAGAGGCAAACGGTCAGGAGGGGACGCTCTCACGCAGGAGATATCTCTCTTCCGCTCTCGCTACGACGGCCGCAGTCGGGTCGTTAGCTGGGTGTAACGGCAACGCCGGGGAATCCATCGCGGCGAACGTCCCTTCGGGCGTCCCGCGCTCGGTCGAAACACGGTACTGGCACGATTGGCCGACCATCGACGCCGACGCACCTGGAATGGAGTACACGGCATCGGCAGGTGCACGGCTCGATCCGATCACGGTCGAATATTCGAGCGAGGACGACCCCTGGATGCGCGAACACGCGCTGATGTTTCGGCGCGCGCTCGGCGATTTGGGAGCCCCGATGACGCTCATCGACCGGCCGCTCAACCAACTGTACGCACAGAGTTGGGAGACCGGCGGGCTCGAAAACATGATTTCGATGAGTTCGCAGGGTCCGGACCCGCAGCGCGGACTCGACCCGAACCCGTTCCTGATGCGGTTGTACGAGGAGAACTCCTCGAACTACACGAACTATTGGGACGACCGGATCAATCGGCTCCTCGAAAAACAGCGCCAGATGACCGGCGAAGAGGAAAAGCGCAAGAAGCTGGTTTCGAAGGTTCAGCGGCTGTTCGGCGAGGACGTCGGCGACATAATCACGCTGTTTCCGAACGTGATCACGGCGGTCAACACCGACAAGTGGAAGGGATACGTTCCGACGCCCGGAAACGGGCCGACGGGCGATTCGTTCCAGTGGACGGAGGTGAACCTCCAACCGAAAACGAACGAGCGGACGTACGTGAAGGGGGTTTCGACCTCGATGAACTCGCTCAACCTCCCCTGGTCCGCCGGTGGGGCCGAGGAGGCGCGTCTCAAGTTCATCTACGACGGACTGTTCGACGCGTCCCCGTCGCTCGAAGTGATCCCCGGATTGGCGACGAGCGCCGAGTTCACCGGCGACACCACCGTCGAAGTCTCGCTTCGAGACGGCGTCGAGTGGCACGACGGGAAACCGTTCAGCGCCGACGACGTCGTCTTCCTCGACGAACCTCTACATCGAGAAGACGTCGACGAGTCAGGGGACGTTTTACGAGCCAATCGAGTCGGTGGAGAAACTCTCGAACTCGCGGGTCCGGTTCGAACTGAAACGCCCCGACGCTTCGTTCACGACCAGCGCATGGTCCGGAGCATCATCGTTCCGAAACACCGCTGGAAGGACATCGAAACGCCGTCGCAGCACAATCCGGGCTCCCCCGTCGGAACCGGCCCGTTCGAATTCGAGGATTGGGATCAAGGAACCCGATTCGCCGTCTCGCGCAACGACGGCCACTGGATGTTCGACGACGAGTGGCGGCGGAACCACCTCGGTGACGTTGCCGTGAGCGGTCCGGGAATCGAGCGCGTGGTCTGGATCAACGTCGGGAACATCGACGCGATGATCGGCGCGCTGAAAAACGAGGAACTCGACGCCATCGGGACGACGCTCTCGAACACCCAAGCCGACCGGGCCGCGAACTCGGCCCACATCGAACGGATGTCGACGAAGAACTTCGCCCCTGTCGCCGTGAAACTCATGCACTCGAACCCGCTGATTCGGGACAAGGAGTTCCGCGTCGCCCTCGCAAAATCACTCCCCAAAAAACAGTTTGTCGACGACGTGCTGCTCGGCGAGGCGACGGTTCCGGACGGCGAGAACTACATTTCGGAACTGACGAAGTGGCACGCAACGGGCGTCAAACACTACGAGTACGATCCGAAGCGCGCGCGGAGAATCCTGGAACGAGCGGGTTACATCTGGGATGACGACGGCGTGATGCACTTTCCGAACGGGAAGGCTTGGGAAGCGTTCGTCGAACGAACCAAACCCGGAAAGACGCACGAACGCCGGACGGAACTCGGCCAACCCGACTTCTCGGACGAAACGAACACGACCACAGCATAA